A window from Schistosoma haematobium chromosome 1, whole genome shotgun sequence encodes these proteins:
- the TBCCD1_1 gene encoding TBCC domain-containing protein 1, variant 2 (EggNog:ENOG410VDVI~COG:S): MGKASHVTLSLWPRAEPFAYGIFQVHPHPRLAVHNIKKLVTYAKNKSKTGSRLSYSVWKHVACNKLQLTEDLAWVLFHTCLTMSATQYDKLKDVDERIFTAANSADAERIRTSQSVNLFTFVLFLYIQQINKISLRASAVSANAEWPGNYSRSSDLDSGRSTPIRLCRNLDEQYHFQFISENLNEMLDLLVEPDNQGGNSMDATLSEGAVEALDLILEGSADEGRTLNSFSELVHIPTILPATGYSKVTHAFHLRGLLSWIRSWLTQNPFSVENCIRNGRRLQWRLPHQVVLDNESGLNNTQQQPQNDIIKRQKIATNAHQVPRTGGHSGNKLVVMSMISRQIIARSSATLDGATLKIHRAHCSYLYLLSPMRSVTLDKCRKLTIVLGPIENTLQLNHCEDCLVIAACRRAVLAYCRRCTLHLAIQSRPILIQPPVPNTISGSMIISNIPGNNSGTNTSTPGTPTPGSVALVGNEEILLAPFHTTYMKLVDHLNKVNLSPKVNYWDRPFLLGQDSSRQDSSQQSSRVRCWDLLQPAHFYPFNIPLLLSTRGESMDRNPIGENYTRSEKAVPNGNPQTANCLDLSASLITNTSRYFGDSDERRLENYISMANNILPIPLPSAYLVALHERAGAYHKWPQHVMNARLTLDQRHSFSTVVDQRFRQWLIESGNLRQLQLLELSTGHVNPVPSCNPTAYSVDKNVAPMSVSSTFQSHADRSDHGVHSSYADGHISNSIRSGCLLTRSNNENQFATNDDDADGI, from the exons ATGGGCAAGGCTAGTCATGTAACTCTGAGCCTTTGGCCCAGGGCAGAACCGTTCGCATACGGTATCTTTCAAGTTCATCCTCATCCAAGACTTGCTGTTCAT AACATCAAAAAGCTTGTTACTTATGCAAAAAACAAAAGTAAAACTGGATCAAGATTAAG TTATTCTGTTTGGAAACATGTAGCATGTAATAAGCTTCAGCTAACTGAGGATTTGGCTTGGGT CCTCTTCCACACATGCTTAACTATGTCGGCGACACAATATGATAAGCTTAAGGATGTTGATGAAAGGATATTTACTGCAGCAAATTCAGCAGATGCCG AGAGGATTCGTACTTCACAATCCGTTAATTTGTTCACATTTGTACTCTTTCTGTACATACAACAAATAAACAAGATATCACTGCGAGCTTCAGCAGTGTCAGCCAATGCTGA GTGGCCTGGTAATTACAGTCGTTCATCCGATTTGGATTCAGGTCGTTCAACTCCTATCAGACTATGTCGC AATCTAGATGAGCAATATCATTTTCAATTTATCAGTGaaaatttgaatgaaatgctTGATCTCCTTGTTGAACCCG ATAACCAAGGTGGAAATAGTATGGATGCAACATTGTCTGAAGGTGCTGTCGAAGCTTTGGATCTTATTTTGGAAGGATCAGCTGATGAAGGAAG GACGCTTAATTCATTTTCAGAACTTGTCCATATACCAACAATTCTTCCAGCAACTGGTTATTCCAAG GTTACACATGCTTTCCATTTACGTGGCCTTCTTTCTTGGATACGTTCATGGTTAACACAAAACCCGTTTTCGGTTGAAAACTGTATTCGAAATGGTCGACGTTTACAGTGGCGTCTTCCTCATCAGGTTGTTTTGGACAATGAGTCTGGTTTGAACAATACTCAGCAACAGCCACAGAATGATATCATAAAGCGTCAGAAGATTGCAACAAACGCACACCAAGTTCCACGAACTGGAGGTCACAGTGG AAACAAACTGGTTGTCATGTCGATGATTTCTCGCCAAATTATTGCTCGC AGTTCTGCTACACTTGATGGTGCTACTCTTAAAATACATCGTGCCCATTGTAGTTATTTATATCTCTTGTCACCGATGAG GTCTGTTACACTAGATAAATGTCGCAAGCTGACCATTGTTTTGGGACCGATTGAAAACACTCTCCAACTTAACCATTGTGAAGACTGTTTGGTTATTGCAGCCTGTCGTCGTGCTGTCTTGGCTTACTGTCGTCGGTGCACATTGCATTTAGCTATACAATCCCGTCCAATATTGATTCAGCCCCCTGTTCCAAACACTATCAGTGGATCtatgattatttcaaatattcctGGAAATAATTCGGGTACAAATACTTCTACCCCAGGCACCCCTACGCCTGGTAGTGTAGCACTGGTTGGTAATGAAGAAATCTTGTTGGCTCCCTTTCATACAACGTATATGAAACTTGTAGATCACCTGAACAAGGTGAACCTTAGTCCGAAAGTGAATTATTGGGATCGTCCATTTTTGTTGG GACAAGATTCCAGTCGTCAAGACTCATCTCAACAATCATCCAGAGTTCGTTGCTGGGACTTACTACAACCCGCCCATTTTTATCCGTTTAATATTCCACTTTTGCTCTCTACTCGAGGTGAAAGTATGGACCGCAACCCGATCGGTGAAAATTATACTCGTTCTGAAAAAGCTGTTCCTAATGGTAATCCTCAAACGGCTAACTGTCTGGATTTGAGCGCATCACTTATAACGAATACGTCCAGATACTTTGGCGATTCAGATGAAAGACGTTTAGAGAACTATATTTCCATGGCTAATAACATTTTACCAATTCCATTGCCTTCCGCTTATTTAGTTGCTTTACATGAAAGGGCTGGAGCTTATCATAAGTGGCCTCAACATGTTATG AATGCAAGGTTAACCCTTGATCAACGTCATAGTTTTAGCACCGTTGTGGATCAGAGATTTCGACAATGGTTGATAGAATCAGGCAATTTGCGTCAATTACAACTCCTAGAGCTAAGCACAGGTCACGTGAATCCAGTACCATCTTGCAATCCTACTGCTTATTCTGTCGACAAAAATGTTGCTCCTATGTCTGTGAGTTCTACATTTCAAAGCCATGCAGATCGATCAGATCATGGGGTTCATAGTTCTTATGCTGATGGTCACATAAGCAATTCTATTCGGAGTGGCTGCCTTCTCACTCGGTCAAATAATGAAAATCAGTTTGCTACCAACGATGATGATGCTGATGGCATATGA
- the TBCCD1_1 gene encoding TBCC domain-containing protein 1 (EggNog:ENOG410VDVI~COG:S) — translation MLDLLVEPDNQGGNSMDATLSEGAVEALDLILEGSADEGRTLNSFSELVHIPTILPATGYSKVTHAFHLRGLLSWIRSWLTQNPFSVENCIRNGRRLQWRLPHQVVLDNESGLNNTQQQPQNDIIKRQKIATNAHQVPRTGGHSGNKLVVMSMISRQIIARSSATLDGATLKIHRAHCSYLYLLSPMRSVTLDKCRKLTIVLGPIENTLQLNHCEDCLVIAACRRAVLAYCRRCTLHLAIQSRPILIQPPVPNTISGSMIISNIPGNNSGTNTSTPGTPTPGSVALVGNEEILLAPFHTTYMKLVDHLNKVNLSPKVNYWDRPFLLGQDSSRQDSSQQSSRVRCWDLLQPAHFYPFNIPLLLSTRGESMDRNPIGENYTRSEKAVPNGNPQTANCLDLSASLITNTSRYFGDSDERRLENYISMANNILPIPLPSAYLVALHERAGAYHKWPQHVMNARLTLDQRHSFSTVVDQRFRQWLIESGNLRQLQLLELSTGHVNPVPSCNPTAYSVDKNVAPMSVSSTFQSHADRSDHGVHSSYADGHISNSIRSGCLLTRSNNENQFATNDDDADGI, via the exons atgctTGATCTCCTTGTTGAACCCG ATAACCAAGGTGGAAATAGTATGGATGCAACATTGTCTGAAGGTGCTGTCGAAGCTTTGGATCTTATTTTGGAAGGATCAGCTGATGAAGGAAG GACGCTTAATTCATTTTCAGAACTTGTCCATATACCAACAATTCTTCCAGCAACTGGTTATTCCAAG GTTACACATGCTTTCCATTTACGTGGCCTTCTTTCTTGGATACGTTCATGGTTAACACAAAACCCGTTTTCGGTTGAAAACTGTATTCGAAATGGTCGACGTTTACAGTGGCGTCTTCCTCATCAGGTTGTTTTGGACAATGAGTCTGGTTTGAACAATACTCAGCAACAGCCACAGAATGATATCATAAAGCGTCAGAAGATTGCAACAAACGCACACCAAGTTCCACGAACTGGAGGTCACAGTGG AAACAAACTGGTTGTCATGTCGATGATTTCTCGCCAAATTATTGCTCGC AGTTCTGCTACACTTGATGGTGCTACTCTTAAAATACATCGTGCCCATTGTAGTTATTTATATCTCTTGTCACCGATGAG GTCTGTTACACTAGATAAATGTCGCAAGCTGACCATTGTTTTGGGACCGATTGAAAACACTCTCCAACTTAACCATTGTGAAGACTGTTTGGTTATTGCAGCCTGTCGTCGTGCTGTCTTGGCTTACTGTCGTCGGTGCACATTGCATTTAGCTATACAATCCCGTCCAATATTGATTCAGCCCCCTGTTCCAAACACTATCAGTGGATCtatgattatttcaaatattcctGGAAATAATTCGGGTACAAATACTTCTACCCCAGGCACCCCTACGCCTGGTAGTGTAGCACTGGTTGGTAATGAAGAAATCTTGTTGGCTCCCTTTCATACAACGTATATGAAACTTGTAGATCACCTGAACAAGGTGAACCTTAGTCCGAAAGTGAATTATTGGGATCGTCCATTTTTGTTGG GACAAGATTCCAGTCGTCAAGACTCATCTCAACAATCATCCAGAGTTCGTTGCTGGGACTTACTACAACCCGCCCATTTTTATCCGTTTAATATTCCACTTTTGCTCTCTACTCGAGGTGAAAGTATGGACCGCAACCCGATCGGTGAAAATTATACTCGTTCTGAAAAAGCTGTTCCTAATGGTAATCCTCAAACGGCTAACTGTCTGGATTTGAGCGCATCACTTATAACGAATACGTCCAGATACTTTGGCGATTCAGATGAAAGACGTTTAGAGAACTATATTTCCATGGCTAATAACATTTTACCAATTCCATTGCCTTCCGCTTATTTAGTTGCTTTACATGAAAGGGCTGGAGCTTATCATAAGTGGCCTCAACATGTTATG AATGCAAGGTTAACCCTTGATCAACGTCATAGTTTTAGCACCGTTGTGGATCAGAGATTTCGACAATGGTTGATAGAATCAGGCAATTTGCGTCAATTACAACTCCTAGAGCTAAGCACAGGTCACGTGAATCCAGTACCATCTTGCAATCCTACTGCTTATTCTGTCGACAAAAATGTTGCTCCTATGTCTGTGAGTTCTACATTTCAAAGCCATGCAGATCGATCAGATCATGGGGTTCATAGTTCTTATGCTGATGGTCACATAAGCAATTCTATTCGGAGTGGCTGCCTTCTCACTCGGTCAAATAATGAAAATCAGTTTGCTACCAACGATGATGATGCTGATGGCATATGA